Proteins encoded within one genomic window of Episyrphus balteatus chromosome 1, idEpiBalt1.1, whole genome shotgun sequence:
- the LOC129907859 gene encoding protein RER1 isoform X2 yields the protein MMNEETTSTSSGGGITKVFTRLSQTYQSILDRWTPHSRLRWTGAGSLVLLFLLRVFLKQGWYIVCYALGIYHLNLFIAFLTPKIDPEFDPYGDDQGPELPTTVNEEFRPFIRRLPEFKFWLSITKSTLIGLTCTFFDFFNVPVFWPILVMYFITLFCITMKRQIKHMIKYKYLPFTRNKPRYQRVVAC from the exons ATGATGAATGAAGAGACGACCTCAACGTCGTCCGGTGGCGGTATCACAAAAGTTTTTACTCGATTGTCACAG ACATACCAATCGATTCTAGACAGATGGACACCACATTCGCGGCTGCGTTGGACGGGCGCTGGATCCCTTGTCTTGCTGTTTTTGTTGCGGGTGTTCCTTAAACAGGGCTGGTATATTGTCTGCTATGCCTTAGGAATATACCACTTGAACCTGTTTATTGCTTTCCTCACGCCGAAGATCGATCCAGAATTCGATCCTTATGGAG ATGATCAAGGTCCCGAATTGCCAACAACAGTTAACGAAGAATTCAGACCCTTCATTCGTCGGTTACCGGAATTTAAATTCTGGCTCTCGATTACGAAAAGTACACTTATTGGATTGACGTGTACGTTCTTTGATTTCTTCAATGTTCCAGTTTTTTGGCCTATATTAGTCATGTACTTTATAACGTTGTTCTGTATAACAATGAAGCGGCAAATTAAA CATAtgataaaatacaaatatttaccGTTCACCCGCAACAAGCCACGTTACCAGCGAGTAG TTGCGTGCTAG
- the LOC129907859 gene encoding protein RER1 isoform X1 → MMNEETTSTSSGGGITKVFTRLSQTYQSILDRWTPHSRLRWTGAGSLVLLFLLRVFLKQGWYIVCYALGIYHLNLFIAFLTPKIDPEFDPYGDDQGPELPTTVNEEFRPFIRRLPEFKFWLSITKSTLIGLTCTFFDFFNVPVFWPILVMYFITLFCITMKRQIKHMIKYKYLPFTRNKPRYQRVGETK, encoded by the exons ATGATGAATGAAGAGACGACCTCAACGTCGTCCGGTGGCGGTATCACAAAAGTTTTTACTCGATTGTCACAG ACATACCAATCGATTCTAGACAGATGGACACCACATTCGCGGCTGCGTTGGACGGGCGCTGGATCCCTTGTCTTGCTGTTTTTGTTGCGGGTGTTCCTTAAACAGGGCTGGTATATTGTCTGCTATGCCTTAGGAATATACCACTTGAACCTGTTTATTGCTTTCCTCACGCCGAAGATCGATCCAGAATTCGATCCTTATGGAG ATGATCAAGGTCCCGAATTGCCAACAACAGTTAACGAAGAATTCAGACCCTTCATTCGTCGGTTACCGGAATTTAAATTCTGGCTCTCGATTACGAAAAGTACACTTATTGGATTGACGTGTACGTTCTTTGATTTCTTCAATGTTCCAGTTTTTTGGCCTATATTAGTCATGTACTTTATAACGTTGTTCTGTATAACAATGAAGCGGCAAATTAAA CATAtgataaaatacaaatatttaccGTTCACCCGCAACAAGCCACGTTACCAGCGAGTAGGTGAGACAAAGTGA